In Amycolatopsis sp. FBCC-B4732, the genomic stretch ACTACCGCAACGCGCAGCGCACGTTCTCCCGGCTGCTGGCCCTGGGCGCGGTCCCGGTGGTCAACGAGAACGACACGGTGGCCACCGAGGAAATCCGCTTCGGCGACAACGACCGCCTGGCCGCACTGGTGGCCCACCTGATCGGCGCGGACGCGCTCCTCCTCCTGTCCGATGTGGACGGCCTCTACGACGGCGACCCCCGCGACGGCGCGACCCGCAAGCTGACCGAGGTCCTGTCGGAGTCCGATGTGGACGGAATCTCGGTCGGCATGTCCAGCTCCGGCCTCGGAACGGGCGGCATGGTCTCCAAACTCGCCGCGGCCCGCACCGCGGCGGGCGCGGGCATCCCCGTCCTCTTGGCGGCAGCCGCGGAAGCTTCCGCAGCCCTGACAACGGCTTCCCCCGGCACGGCCTTCGCCCCGGCGGACACCCGCTTGTCGGCCCGCCGCTTTTGGCTGGGCTACGCAGCGGACACAACGGGCAAACTCCGCCTCGACGACGGCGCGGTGACAGCGGTGGTCCGCCGCCGCCGCTCCCTGCTGGCAGCAGGCATAACAGGAGTGGAAGGCGACTTCCAGGCCGGCGACGTGGTGGACCTGGTGGACGCAAAGGACCGAGCCATCGCCCGCGGCGTGGTGGCGTTCGACGCAACGGAACTCCCGGACCTGATCGGCCGCTCCACCCCGGAACTGCCGGAGGAACAACGCCGCGAGGTAGTCCACGCGGACGACCTGGTCCCGCTGCGCCGCTAGCCAGCTCGCTCGCGCCGCGGTCGGCGGGTCTCGCCGCTGGGTGCTCCAGCGCCTGCCCCGCCCGCCTGCGCTGCCGACCGAGCTTGCCTCGCCTGCCCGCCCATCGACCCTGCCGCCCGAGCTTGCCTGGCCTGCCCGCCCGTCGGGGCGGGGCCGCCGCCCGATCAAGTCGCCTGGCCGCTGAGCTGCTTCAACGCAGCTGGCCCATGCGGCAGGTCTCGCTGTCATGCCCCAGCGCCGCCCACCGGATCCCCGCCGCGCTGCCGCCCGCCGGGCCGTCGAGCCACCTGCCCACCGAGCCACCTGCCCACCGAGTCGTCGGGCCGCCGGGCCGTCGGGCCGTCGGGCCGCCGGGCCGCCGGGCCAGTTGCCTGGCCGTCGACCGAGCCTGCCGAGCCGGCGAGCCAGCCCCACGCTAGCCGATCAAGGCGCCTCGACCGCCGAAATGCGGTAGCGGGCCACCGAGGCGTCGAGGATCTGGGCCGACTGCTCGTCCGATGGCCCGGACCCGCGGAAGCGCTCAAGGTCCGCGTCGGACTCCCAGCGCTCGTACACGGTGATCCGCCCGGAGTCGAGCAGGTCCGCGCCCAGCGCGTACTCGAGGCAGCCGGGCGCTTCCCGCGCCAGCCGCACCGCTTCGGCGCAGTCCCTCAGGTAGGCGTCCCGCGCTTCGGGCGCGACCGCGAGCCAGCCGGCGATGATGATCATGTCGGGTTGATCCGATCCGCCTTGATGGTCAGCAGCAACCGCGTCTGGTCCCGGCCGCCCCACCACGGGTACGGGCCGCCGAGGTAGCGCTGCGAGAGCTCGTCGATGTGCTCGACGGCGCCTTCCTCGGTCATGTCGACGACCTGCCCGCGGATCGCGTAGTACCGCGACGGCCGGTCGCGGTCGGCCACATTGAGCGCCACCCGCGGGTCGCGCTCGATGTTGCGCTGCTTCTGGTGCCCCAGCACCGTGTTGACCAGGATGTGCGTCCCGTCGGTGTCCACCCAGGTCTGGGTGAGCTGCGGCGAGCCGTCCGGCATCGACGTCGCCAGGAAGCAGAGGCTGGGTTCGCGCAGCAACGCGAGGAGGTCGGCGGGCAGTTCCAAGGTGGTCTCCGCTAAAGCCGGTCGGGCGCTTCGATGCCGAGCAAGGAGAGCCCGAGCGCGAGCGTGTGCGACGTCAGCGTAGTCAACCTCACCCGCGACGCGCGCAGCGACGGTGAAGACGCTTTCAGGACCGGACATTCCTCGAAGAACCGGGAGAACATGACGGCCGTCTCGTACAGGTACGTGCACAGCTTGTGCGGCGCGTAGCCGTTCGTCGCCGCCTTCAGCGCTTCGCCGAACCGAAGCAGCTTCACCGCCAACGCGCGTTCCGCCGGCGCCTCCAGCGTGATTTCCATGCTCTCGGGCTGCTCGCCCGCCTTCCGGAGAATCGACCGCGTCCGCGCGTGCGCGTACTGCAGGTACACCGAGGTGTTGCCCTCCTTGGCGAGCATCCGGTCCCAGGCGAAGACGTAGTCGCGCTCGCGGTCGCCGGACAGGTCGGCGTACTTGACCGCGCCGATGCCCACCGCCCGGGCGACCCCGGCCTGGCCCGCCGCGTCGAGCTCGCTGCGTTCGGCGACGACCGCGGCGGCCTGCGTCACGGCTTCGGTGAGCAGGTCGGCCAGCTTGACGGTATCGCCGGACCGGGTCCGCATCGTCTTGCCGTCCGCGCCGAGCACCGTGCCGAACCCGATGTGCTCGGCGTGCCCGGTCAGCCAGCCCGCCGCGCGGCAGACGGCGAACACCATCGCGAAGTGCTGGGCCTGCGGCGCCCCGACGACGTAGAGCAGATCGGTCGCGCCGCGGTCGGCCGTCCAGTACCGGACGGTGGCCAGGTCCGTGGCGGCGTACCCGTAACCGCCGTCGCGCTTGCGGACGATCAGCGGCAGCCGGTCGCCTTCGCGGTTGCGGAAACCTTCGGGGAACACGCAGACGGCGCCGTCGCTGATCTCGGTCAGCCCGGCCCGTTCGAGGTCGTCGACCACCGCGGCGAGGAACGGGTTGTAGAAGCTCTCGCCGTAGATGTCGTTGTCCGTCAGCGAAATCCCGAGCAGCGCGTAGACCTCGTCGAAATGCCGGGTCGACTCCGCGATCAGCTCCCGCCAGACGGCAAGCGTCGCTTCGTCACCGCTTTGCAGCTGCACGACCCGCTCGCGCGCCCGGGTCGCGAACGCCGCGTCGTCGTCGAACTTCCGGCGCGCTTCACGGTAGAAGGCGTCGAGGTCGGCAATGCCGCTCCGGCCGGCCGAGACGTCGAGCAGGTGCTCGATGAGCATCCCGAACGGCGTTCCCCAGTCGCCGAGGTGGTTGTGCGGCAGCACTTCGTGGCCGGCGAACCGCAGCAAGCGCGCGAGGGCGTCGCCGATCACCGACGTCCGCAGGTGCCCGACGTGCATCTCCTTCGCCACGTTCGGACTGCTGTAGTCGAGCGCGATCCGCCGTGGCGCGGCGGTTTCCGGCACACCCAGCCGGGGATCGCCGAGCACCGCGCCGACACGCGTCTCGAGCCATTCCGTGCGCAACGCGAAGTTGAGGAAACCGGGCCCGGCGATTTCGGGCGCGTCCGCGATGCCGTCGAGCTCCAGCGCCCCGGCGATCAGCCCCGCGACCTCACGTGGCGCGCGGCCGAGCCGCTTGCCCAGGCTCATCGCGAGGTTCGCCTGGTAATCGACGCCTTCGCGTGGCGACGCCTGGATCAGCGCCTGCTCCGGTGTCAGTTCGACGTCCAGCGCCCGGCCGGCGGCGGCCACCACTCGGCGCGCCAGTTCCTCGGTAACGTCGGCGGTCTGCACGGTGTCCCTCCTTCGGCTCGGTCACGGAGGCCCGCAG encodes the following:
- a CDS encoding putative quinol monooxygenase, whose translation is MIIIAGWLAVAPEARDAYLRDCAEAVRLAREAPGCLEYALGADLLDSGRITVYERWESDADLERFRGSGPSDEQSAQILDASVARYRISAVEAP
- the argS gene encoding arginine--tRNA ligase, which encodes MQTADVTEELARRVVAAAGRALDVELTPEQALIQASPREGVDYQANLAMSLGKRLGRAPREVAGLIAGALELDGIADAPEIAGPGFLNFALRTEWLETRVGAVLGDPRLGVPETAAPRRIALDYSSPNVAKEMHVGHLRTSVIGDALARLLRFAGHEVLPHNHLGDWGTPFGMLIEHLLDVSAGRSGIADLDAFYREARRKFDDDAAFATRARERVVQLQSGDEATLAVWRELIAESTRHFDEVYALLGISLTDNDIYGESFYNPFLAAVVDDLERAGLTEISDGAVCVFPEGFRNREGDRLPLIVRKRDGGYGYAATDLATVRYWTADRGATDLLYVVGAPQAQHFAMVFAVCRAAGWLTGHAEHIGFGTVLGADGKTMRTRSGDTVKLADLLTEAVTQAAAVVAERSELDAAGQAGVARAVGIGAVKYADLSGDRERDYVFAWDRMLAKEGNTSVYLQYAHARTRSILRKAGEQPESMEITLEAPAERALAVKLLRFGEALKAATNGYAPHKLCTYLYETAVMFSRFFEECPVLKASSPSLRASRVRLTTLTSHTLALGLSLLGIEAPDRL
- a CDS encoding PPOX class F420-dependent oxidoreductase is translated as MELPADLLALLREPSLCFLATSMPDGSPQLTQTWVDTDGTHILVNTVLGHQKQRNIERDPRVALNVADRDRPSRYYAIRGQVVDMTEEGAVEHIDELSQRYLGGPYPWWGGRDQTRLLLTIKADRINPT
- the proB gene encoding glutamate 5-kinase; this encodes MSGTRQAIAAARRLVVKVGSSALTTAGSGLDVVRLDALVDAIAERVARDTQIVLVSSGAIGAGLAPLSLGKRPRDLATQQAAASVGQLALAHAYAESFGRYSLTVGQVLLTSDDVVRRSHYRNAQRTFSRLLALGAVPVVNENDTVATEEIRFGDNDRLAALVAHLIGADALLLLSDVDGLYDGDPRDGATRKLTEVLSESDVDGISVGMSSSGLGTGGMVSKLAAARTAAGAGIPVLLAAAAEASAALTTASPGTAFAPADTRLSARRFWLGYAADTTGKLRLDDGAVTAVVRRRRSLLAAGITGVEGDFQAGDVVDLVDAKDRAIARGVVAFDATELPDLIGRSTPELPEEQRREVVHADDLVPLRR